In Pedobacter sp. SL55, the following proteins share a genomic window:
- a CDS encoding TolC family protein: MIPITPNSPKGDFNFSVKLKLFLLSLFFIPTALHAQNVKQLSLQEAIDLGIANSKNLKLSQQKIDEAVAKLAVVKDNALPSATASFMYNHAEIPTNTLKIGEGNPINLPKRADAFVGTAAVQELVYGGGKLKYAQESTKLLKEIALLDADKNKEEVSYAVVNGYFSLYKLLQSKKVVAQNLAAIAKQLKQAQRFYEQGLVTKNDVLRFQLQQANVSLTDLEIESNRKVINYNLDVLLGLAENTDIEIKEADAALPQLTSFSEYLTTALSTRQELQQFDLQHKAADYNIKSIQANTRPTVGLGANLYYVNPSGNFIPSNQQFVMPITLGATVSWNIGSLWTNKNKVAEAKVQQLEIDTQKEIFTDNVKTELNRNYQNYQLAVQKINVLETSIAQATENDRLLESKYQNNIASATDRIDAETLLYQAKINLELAKADAQLAYYTLLKSTGKITQYN, translated from the coding sequence ATGATACCAATAACCCCTAATTCCCCTAAAGGGGATTTTAATTTCTCGGTAAAACTCAAGCTGTTTTTACTGAGTTTGTTTTTTATTCCTACAGCTTTACACGCACAAAATGTTAAGCAATTAAGCCTACAAGAGGCGATAGATTTAGGCATTGCCAATAGCAAGAACCTAAAACTATCTCAACAAAAAATAGATGAAGCCGTTGCCAAATTAGCCGTAGTTAAGGATAATGCCTTACCAAGCGCTACTGCAAGCTTCATGTATAACCATGCCGAAATCCCTACAAATACCTTAAAAATTGGCGAAGGAAATCCTATTAACTTACCCAAAAGAGCAGATGCTTTTGTTGGAACAGCAGCCGTACAAGAATTAGTTTACGGCGGCGGTAAGCTGAAATATGCACAAGAATCTACTAAGCTTTTGAAAGAAATTGCTTTATTAGATGCCGACAAAAACAAAGAAGAAGTAAGCTACGCTGTTGTAAATGGATATTTCTCGCTGTACAAATTGTTGCAAAGCAAAAAAGTGGTAGCACAAAACTTGGCTGCTATTGCTAAACAGTTGAAACAAGCACAACGGTTTTACGAACAAGGCTTGGTAACCAAAAATGATGTATTGAGGTTTCAATTACAACAGGCCAATGTTTCTTTAACTGATCTAGAGATCGAGAGTAATAGAAAGGTAATTAATTACAATCTTGATGTACTTCTAGGTTTAGCAGAAAATACAGATATCGAAATTAAAGAAGCTGATGCGGCATTACCACAATTAACTTCTTTCTCTGAATATTTAACTACTGCTTTATCCACCAGACAAGAATTACAGCAGTTCGATTTACAACATAAAGCAGCAGATTATAATATCAAATCTATTCAAGCTAATACAAGGCCTACGGTAGGTTTAGGTGCAAATTTGTACTATGTTAATCCAAGTGGAAATTTCATCCCTAGCAACCAACAATTTGTAATGCCAATTACTTTAGGTGCTACTGTTTCTTGGAACATAGGCTCTTTATGGACCAACAAAAACAAAGTTGCCGAAGCCAAAGTGCAACAATTGGAAATAGATACGCAAAAAGAAATTTTTACGGATAATGTAAAAACCGAATTGAACAGAAATTACCAAAACTATCAATTGGCCGTTCAAAAAATCAACGTACTAGAAACTTCTATTGCCCAAGCTACAGAAAATGATAGGTTATTAGAGTCGAAATATCAAAACAACATTGCTTCTGCAACAGATAGAATTGATGCAGAAACCTTATTGTACCAAGCTAAAATTAATTTAGAACTAGCCAAGGCCGATGCACAATTAGCTTATTACACCTTGTTAAAGTCAACAGGAAAAATTACACAATACAACTAA
- a CDS encoding transposase, which yields MHNGAKNVSGNRAKNVSPLPHGTSRTVGSIVRGFKIGVTKWFIKNYDIKNIWQRNYYEHIIRDENAYQNISNYIQNNPLSWEKDKFR from the coding sequence TTGCATAATGGGGCGAAAAATGTTTCGGGTAATCGGGCGAAAAATGTTTCGCCCCTACCGCATGGCACGTCACGAACCGTTGGTTCCATTGTTCGCGGTTTTAAAATTGGCGTTACCAAATGGTTCATCAAAAATTATGACATCAAAAATATCTGGCAACGTAATTATTATGAACACATTATTCGCGATGAAAATGCCTATCAAAATATCTCCAATTACATACAAAACAATCCACTAAGCTGGGAGAAAGATAAATTTAGGTAA
- a CDS encoding M28 family peptidase — protein sequence MKKLLFIVLTAVTLNATAQSQKEQYFKLTRTGFNEKNAFTTTAFVEQFFRLPGNKGFDASIYRVEEILKKAGYVLQSKDEFEAPLTYRIEKRKMKNDAWEPVDANISIVGESMPLQSFKTNRNMIPINCVSTPAEGVTAEVIFINKASKEDLAGKDLKGKIVFGELPAQRLASFAAKAGAVGVLGFTLPSYNQPTKHTTSIQFSAMQPNAGIWVLFLSYASKERLKEACLKGKVELKVNITTKTYPAEELTIVANVRGSIKPQERFVYSAHVQEPGANDNASGVGTLAEMARLTAQLVKNGKLKPQRSLTFLWGDEITSTRRYIVEDSTRAKGILWGMSLDMVGEDTEKTGGTFLLEKMPDPSAIWTRGEDKHSEWGAGDVKEKDLFPHYFNDFVFDICKAQGKFANWTVKFNPFEGGSDHTPFLQNKIPGLLMWHFTDVFYHTDNDRIDKVSPKTMKNVGVSALTAAYTLITADENTASATVTQIKEDALTRLKTEFELSKKAIAEGKPANDEKHIIEVWGKWYVDALATIGKLAVNPQTTRVGSSIKVATLAIEKQTQAYLEQLGK from the coding sequence ATGAAAAAACTACTTTTTATTGTATTGACTGCAGTAACTTTAAATGCTACAGCACAAAGCCAAAAAGAACAATATTTTAAGTTAACCAGAACTGGTTTTAACGAAAAGAATGCTTTTACCACAACCGCATTTGTGGAGCAATTTTTCCGTTTGCCGGGGAATAAGGGCTTTGATGCCAGTATTTACCGAGTAGAAGAAATTTTGAAAAAGGCAGGTTACGTACTGCAAAGCAAAGATGAATTTGAAGCGCCCCTAACCTACCGCATCGAAAAAAGAAAGATGAAAAACGATGCTTGGGAGCCTGTAGATGCAAACATCAGTATTGTTGGAGAAAGTATGCCACTGCAATCTTTTAAAACCAATAGAAACATGATCCCAATTAACTGTGTTTCTACCCCTGCCGAAGGCGTAACTGCCGAAGTTATTTTTATCAATAAAGCTAGCAAAGAGGACCTAGCTGGCAAAGATTTGAAAGGAAAAATTGTTTTTGGAGAGCTACCTGCGCAACGTTTAGCAAGCTTTGCAGCCAAAGCTGGTGCTGTTGGTGTTTTGGGCTTTACGCTTCCAAGCTATAATCAACCTACTAAACATACCACTTCCATTCAGTTTAGTGCTATGCAACCAAATGCGGGTATATGGGTTTTGTTTTTATCTTACGCATCGAAAGAGCGTTTAAAAGAAGCTTGCTTGAAAGGTAAAGTGGAATTAAAAGTAAATATCACTACTAAAACCTATCCCGCAGAAGAATTAACCATTGTGGCTAATGTTCGTGGCAGTATAAAACCACAAGAGCGCTTTGTTTACAGCGCTCACGTACAAGAACCTGGCGCAAATGATAACGCATCGGGTGTGGGTACTTTGGCCGAAATGGCTCGCTTAACCGCACAACTCGTTAAAAATGGCAAGCTAAAACCTCAACGTAGTTTAACTTTTTTATGGGGCGATGAAATTACTTCTACACGTAGATACATAGTAGAAGATAGCACTCGTGCCAAAGGCATTTTGTGGGGAATGAGTTTAGACATGGTTGGCGAAGACACCGAAAAAACAGGTGGAACTTTCTTATTAGAAAAAATGCCAGACCCTTCTGCCATTTGGACCAGAGGCGAAGATAAACACTCTGAATGGGGCGCTGGCGATGTAAAAGAGAAAGATTTGTTCCCGCATTATTTTAACGATTTTGTATTTGACATTTGCAAAGCGCAAGGCAAATTTGCCAATTGGACGGTAAAATTTAACCCCTTTGAAGGTGGTAGCGACCATACGCCATTTCTGCAAAATAAAATACCAGGTTTATTGATGTGGCATTTTACGGATGTTTTTTACCATACCGATAATGATAGAATTGACAAGGTTTCTCCAAAAACAATGAAGAACGTTGGTGTAAGCGCCTTAACCGCAGCCTATACTTTAATTACCGCTGATGAGAATACAGCGTCGGCTACGGTAACCCAAATTAAGGAAGATGCTTTAACTCGCTTAAAAACTGAATTTGAACTGAGTAAAAAGGCAATTGCCGAAGGTAAACCTGCAAACGATGAAAAGCATATCATTGAGGTTTGGGGCAAATGGTATGTAGATGCACTGGCTACCATTGGGAAGTTAGCGGTTAACCCACAAACTACTCGTGTAGGTTCTAGCATTAAGGTGGCAACACTGGCTATAGAAAAGCAAACTCAAGCATATTTAGAGCAATTAGGCAAGTAA
- a CDS encoding AsmA-like C-terminal domain-containing protein has protein sequence MKKVLITIAIVFAVLLISAAAVPYLFKDQIVAKVKSVINEKVNAKVDFKEFDLTLIRSFPKMGIRLNDLTVVGVDSFAQDTLANIKQLQLDLNLMSVIKGETYEINAVSLQQPAIFAKVLKSGKANWDIMKPDSAAKPTDTASTAFKAALEKYSIEEGKITYDDASLNFFLQAENLNHSGKGNFTQDIFTLTTLSDIKKLTVKYGGIPYLNGVVLDASLPLEMDMKQMKFTFGENKIKLNELVLSAVGYLAMPNQTDMVMDLKFDAQQSDLKNFLSLIPAIYAANFKDMEATGKFGVDGVVKGTYNEKTIPTFNLNLAIANGKIKYPSLPSAINNIQVKANIANPDGVLDHTVVNIPAFHLEFGKAPLDGRLLVKNPMSDPFVDMALKGNLDLKQLTTIFPLKDMTISGVLNADVQAAGRKSSVDKGQYQDFKASGQMQATNFVYAGASVPMPVSIPSAKMTFSPKNITLSNLSAKLGKSDFAANGSINNYLNYVFKKNQLLEGNFNLSSNYIDVNELMGPSVAAETKSKEEVPLTVFEVPANINFNMALKASQLKYDKYDIKNAKGALQVKDRTVYFKDLGLDMVGGTIKMNGSYATVNPKKPKVDVDFGLEKVDIQQAFNAFNTVKLLAPIAQYAKGTFSTNLKFNSDLDEKMMPIYSSINAEGLANIIQAVVDGFEPVTKLANTLGVTEMKKIEVNDLKTKFRIDNGRLIVAPFDIKVKGVAMNVAGSNGIDQTMDYDLVLNVPRAMLGSAANNAANSAMAALNSKLGTNVAMGETIKINADLLGTFLKPNIKLKYGAGEGTAGSAAKTVVNQVVAEKKAELETKAKEKVDTLKKQAVEKATTEIGNKLKGLFNKKKKDT, from the coding sequence ATGAAAAAAGTTCTAATTACTATCGCTATTGTTTTTGCCGTTTTGCTGATTTCGGCGGCAGCGGTTCCGTATCTTTTTAAAGATCAGATTGTTGCAAAAGTAAAATCTGTGATCAACGAAAAGGTAAATGCCAAGGTAGATTTTAAAGAGTTTGATCTGACTTTAATTCGCTCATTCCCCAAAATGGGCATCAGACTAAACGATTTAACGGTAGTAGGTGTAGATAGTTTTGCTCAAGATACGCTAGCAAATATTAAACAGTTACAGCTAGATTTGAATTTGATGAGTGTAATTAAGGGAGAAACGTACGAAATTAATGCCGTTAGCTTGCAGCAACCTGCCATTTTTGCAAAGGTGCTAAAAAGTGGCAAAGCCAATTGGGATATTATGAAGCCAGATAGCGCCGCAAAGCCTACTGATACGGCGAGCACTGCTTTTAAAGCCGCCTTAGAAAAATATTCGATTGAAGAAGGTAAAATTACGTACGATGATGCTTCGCTAAATTTCTTTTTGCAGGCCGAAAATTTAAACCATAGCGGCAAAGGTAATTTTACGCAAGATATTTTTACGTTAACCACACTATCTGATATTAAAAAACTGACGGTTAAATACGGCGGTATTCCTTATTTAAACGGGGTAGTTTTAGATGCTAGTTTGCCATTGGAAATGGACATGAAGCAGATGAAGTTTACGTTTGGCGAGAATAAAATTAAATTGAACGAATTGGTGCTTTCTGCGGTAGGTTACTTGGCCATGCCTAACCAAACCGATATGGTAATGGATTTAAAGTTTGATGCGCAACAATCGGATTTAAAGAACTTTTTATCGTTAATTCCTGCCATTTATGCGGCCAACTTTAAAGATATGGAAGCCACAGGCAAGTTTGGCGTAGACGGTGTGGTAAAGGGTACTTACAATGAAAAAACTATACCAACATTTAATTTGAACTTGGCTATAGCCAATGGTAAAATTAAGTACCCATCGTTACCATCTGCAATTAATAATATTCAGGTTAAAGCAAATATTGCCAATCCAGATGGTGTTTTAGATCATACGGTGGTTAACATTCCGGCTTTTCATTTAGAGTTTGGCAAAGCTCCATTAGATGGGCGTTTGTTGGTTAAAAACCCAATGAGCGATCCTTTTGTGGATATGGCTTTGAAGGGAAACTTAGATTTGAAGCAGTTGACTACCATTTTTCCACTAAAAGATATGACTATTTCTGGGGTGTTAAATGCTGACGTTCAGGCTGCGGGTAGAAAATCATCGGTAGATAAAGGCCAGTACCAAGATTTTAAAGCATCTGGCCAAATGCAGGCCACTAATTTTGTGTATGCTGGTGCCAGTGTGCCAATGCCGGTAAGTATTCCATCGGCAAAAATGACTTTCAGTCCGAAGAATATTACGTTAAGCAACCTTTCTGCTAAACTTGGAAAAAGTGATTTTGCAGCTAATGGTTCTATTAATAATTATTTGAATTATGTTTTCAAGAAAAATCAATTGTTAGAAGGTAATTTCAACCTCTCGTCTAACTATATTGATGTAAACGAGCTGATGGGGCCAAGCGTAGCCGCAGAAACAAAATCGAAGGAAGAAGTGCCTTTGACTGTGTTTGAAGTGCCTGCGAATATCAATTTCAATATGGCTTTAAAAGCCAGCCAGTTGAAATACGACAAATACGATATAAAAAACGCAAAAGGTGCTTTGCAAGTAAAAGATAGAACGGTTTACTTTAAAGATTTGGGTTTAGATATGGTTGGAGGAACCATTAAAATGAACGGTTCTTATGCAACCGTTAATCCTAAAAAACCAAAAGTTGATGTAGATTTTGGGTTAGAAAAAGTGGACATTCAACAAGCCTTTAATGCATTTAACACCGTGAAACTGTTAGCGCCAATTGCGCAGTATGCCAAAGGAACTTTTTCTACCAATTTAAAATTCAATTCTGATTTGGATGAGAAAATGATGCCGATTTATTCTTCGATTAACGCAGAAGGTCTGGCTAATATTATCCAAGCGGTGGTAGATGGTTTTGAGCCGGTAACTAAATTGGCAAATACTTTGGGCGTTACCGAAATGAAAAAAATAGAGGTAAACGACCTAAAAACTAAATTTAGAATTGACAATGGCCGTTTAATTGTAGCTCCTTTTGATATCAAGGTAAAAGGTGTGGCAATGAACGTTGCTGGTTCAAATGGTATAGACCAAACTATGGATTACGATTTGGTGTTAAATGTACCACGTGCCATGTTGGGAAGTGCCGCTAATAATGCTGCTAACTCTGCAATGGCAGCTTTAAATAGTAAGCTAGGTACCAACGTAGCCATGGGCGAAACCATTAAAATTAACGCCGATTTGTTGGGCACATTTTTAAAACCTAACATTAAGCTTAAATATGGTGCTGGCGAAGGAACCGCTGGAAGTGCTGCAAAAACGGTAGTTAACCAGGTAGTAGCAGAGAAAAAGGCAGAGCTAGAAACTAAAGCCAAAGAAAAGGTAGACACCCTAAAAAAGCAAGCGGTTGAAAAAGCAACTACCGAAATTGGCAACAAGCTAAAAGGCTTATTTAATAAGAAGAAAAAAGATACTTAA
- a CDS encoding beta-N-acetylhexosaminidase, whose protein sequence is MKLLLSSFLISFSLGAVAQNTVVATEDLSLNQSANHAHSEIAIIPEPVTITKQEGHFVLPQSILIQAVKSNELKQSITFLQERLGIPTGYFISATAAASNTSNIRLVLTDKNDAVIGAEGYHLQVTPKQIVITANKPAGIFYGVQTLIQLLPKEIESKEEVKDVKWQIPCVNITDYPRLGWRGLMFDVARHFFTKDEVKQYIDAMVRYKYNILHLHLTDDEGWRIEIKGYPKLTEVGAWNVKKVGTFGNFIPPKPDEPRNYGGFYTQEDLKELVAYAKERFVNILPEVDVPGHSLAAVASYPELSCTPDAVNYKVRSGERIMDWSRGAPPLAMVDNTLCPANEKVYEFLDTVVSQVAKIFPFEYMHMGGDEAPHNFWEKTPQILELMKRENLKNMHQVQSYFERRLEKIVAKHGKRFMAWDEVLEGGVSQSTAVMSWRDMKYGIQAAKNKHEVVMSPTQYAYLDYMQADEITEPKVYKGLRLSKTYEFDPVPDGVDPKYIKGGQGNLWTEQVYNIRQAEYQTWPRGFAIAESVWSPKEKKNWKNFFARTEQHFERLNIAETKYAPSVYDPIFAVKRTADGKLLVTLSKEVEDLDIYYSFDNSFPDHFYPKYNEPSVVPIDANMLRVITYRGKKPMGRMMNMPIEELNKRAPLKK, encoded by the coding sequence ATGAAACTACTCCTTTCGTCTTTCCTAATTTCCTTCTCTCTAGGTGCAGTAGCGCAAAATACCGTTGTGGCTACAGAGGATCTAAGCCTAAATCAATCTGCTAATCATGCACATAGTGAAATTGCCATCATTCCAGAACCTGTAACCATTACCAAACAAGAAGGTCATTTTGTATTGCCCCAAAGCATACTTATCCAAGCGGTAAAATCTAATGAGCTAAAACAATCCATTACCTTTTTACAAGAGCGATTAGGCATACCAACTGGATATTTTATAAGTGCAACCGCAGCGGCTTCAAATACATCAAATATTAGGTTGGTACTTACCGATAAAAACGATGCGGTAATTGGTGCAGAGGGATATCATCTACAAGTTACTCCGAAACAAATTGTAATTACTGCTAATAAACCGGCTGGTATTTTTTATGGCGTACAAACGCTGATACAACTGTTGCCAAAAGAGATTGAAAGTAAGGAAGAAGTAAAAGATGTGAAATGGCAAATCCCCTGCGTAAATATAACCGATTATCCGCGTTTAGGCTGGCGAGGTTTAATGTTTGATGTAGCTAGACACTTCTTTACCAAAGATGAAGTAAAACAGTACATTGATGCAATGGTCCGCTACAAATACAACATTCTGCATCTACACCTAACGGATGACGAAGGGTGGAGAATTGAAATCAAAGGTTATCCTAAACTAACCGAGGTAGGTGCTTGGAACGTAAAAAAAGTTGGAACGTTTGGCAATTTTATTCCACCAAAACCAGATGAACCTCGTAATTACGGTGGTTTCTATACGCAAGAAGATTTGAAAGAATTGGTGGCTTACGCTAAAGAACGCTTCGTAAATATTTTACCAGAGGTAGATGTTCCGGGACATAGCTTGGCCGCAGTAGCTTCTTACCCAGAGCTTTCTTGTACGCCAGACGCTGTTAACTACAAAGTTCGTAGCGGCGAACGCATTATGGATTGGAGCCGTGGTGCGCCACCTTTAGCTATGGTAGACAATACGCTCTGCCCAGCCAACGAGAAAGTTTATGAGTTCTTAGACACTGTGGTGTCGCAAGTGGCTAAAATTTTCCCGTTCGAATATATGCACATGGGTGGCGATGAAGCGCCTCATAATTTTTGGGAGAAAACTCCGCAAATTCTTGAACTAATGAAGCGTGAGAATTTAAAAAACATGCACCAAGTACAAAGCTATTTCGAACGTAGGCTAGAAAAAATTGTAGCCAAACATGGTAAACGTTTTATGGCTTGGGACGAAGTTTTAGAAGGTGGTGTATCGCAAAGTACGGCAGTGATGAGTTGGAGAGATATGAAATATGGCATTCAGGCGGCAAAAAACAAACATGAAGTAGTGATGAGCCCTACACAATACGCGTACCTAGATTACATGCAGGCCGATGAAATTACGGAACCCAAGGTTTACAAAGGTTTGAGGTTAAGCAAAACTTACGAGTTTGATCCAGTTCCAGATGGCGTAGATCCAAAATACATCAAAGGTGGGCAAGGTAACTTATGGACTGAGCAGGTTTACAACATACGTCAGGCAGAATACCAAACTTGGCCCCGTGGTTTCGCCATTGCCGAAAGCGTTTGGAGCCCTAAAGAGAAGAAGAATTGGAAAAATTTCTTTGCCCGCACCGAACAACATTTCGAACGTTTAAACATTGCAGAAACCAAATACGCACCAAGTGTTTACGATCCAATTTTTGCAGTTAAACGCACCGCGGATGGAAAGCTTTTGGTAACATTGAGTAAAGAAGTGGAAGATTTAGATATTTATTACAGCTTCGACAACTCGTTCCCAGATCATTTTTACCCAAAATACAATGAGCCTTCAGTGGTACCGATAGATGCCAATATGCTGAGGGTAATTACTTATCGCGGTAAAAAACCTATGGGTAGAATGATGAATATGCCCATTGAAGAACTGAACAAAAGGGCGCCGTTAAAGAAATAG
- a CDS encoding TetR/AcrR family transcriptional regulator gives MEKTDKKTDILLAAEKLFCENGFEGTSTRQIAAESGANMAMINYYFGSKMGVFKEILEERVMGFKSQLNQIKEENIPAKEKLMKVIEKYATRILSNANFHKMMYRELSLSLRPEVFDQIKGAMGQNLLVIEDIIKEGIACGDFREVDIRMTIVSVMGTISMVTTSPNKVSPDSSYDLDNEKDREVIKTRLIAHLQDMILTHLTPKQ, from the coding sequence ATGGAAAAAACCGATAAAAAGACCGATATACTGCTAGCCGCCGAAAAGCTGTTTTGCGAAAATGGCTTCGAAGGGACTTCTACCCGTCAAATTGCAGCCGAATCTGGCGCAAACATGGCCATGATTAACTACTATTTTGGAAGTAAAATGGGCGTTTTCAAAGAGATTTTGGAAGAGCGGGTTATGGGTTTCAAATCGCAATTGAACCAAATTAAGGAAGAAAATATCCCTGCCAAAGAAAAATTAATGAAAGTGATTGAGAAATATGCAACGCGTATTTTGAGCAATGCAAATTTCCATAAAATGATGTACAGAGAGCTTTCACTTTCTCTCCGTCCCGAAGTTTTTGATCAGATTAAAGGCGCCATGGGACAGAACCTACTGGTGATCGAAGACATTATTAAAGAAGGAATAGCTTGTGGCGATTTTAGAGAGGTAGATATTAGAATGACGATTGTGAGCGTGATGGGTACGATCTCCATGGTCACCACATCGCCTAATAAAGTTTCTCCAGACAGCAGCTATGATTTAGATAACGAAAAAGACAGAGAAGTAATTAAAACACGATTGATTGCTCACCTGCAAGACATGATACTTACGCATTTAACACCCAAACAATGA